The following are encoded in a window of Sutcliffiella horikoshii genomic DNA:
- a CDS encoding DUF3231 family protein → MENSHNHIRLTSAEIGHLWSSYLFETSVHHMFRYFLVHVDDPDVARFLEQCLHTSKRHVHRYMDIFKKESFPVPRGITSEDINTKAPRLFSDVFYLHYIDGMAKFALNGFALAVAEVSRKDVREVFHLHIDALQEITEMGKRLLLEKGLYSRPPYITTPEQVDFVENGHFFAGFTLDKRPLTVFEMNQLFQNVRSNSLGKALLKGFMQVTDDKKLCAYFEKGKSLANKYVTMFSTILLKEDCNVPSTYASEVLDSSVSPFSNRFMLNHVTHLISYGTANYGLSMALSPRKDLALIYLKVIGEVMTFAGDGAKLLIKHGWMEQPPTKSDAKNCKD, encoded by the coding sequence ATGGAAAATTCCCATAACCATATACGACTTACTTCAGCAGAGATCGGGCATTTATGGAGCAGTTATTTGTTTGAAACGTCCGTTCATCATATGTTTCGATACTTCTTGGTACATGTGGATGATCCGGATGTTGCGAGGTTTTTAGAGCAATGTCTGCATACATCCAAACGACATGTACATAGATATATGGATATTTTCAAAAAAGAAAGTTTTCCTGTTCCGAGAGGCATTACTTCTGAAGATATCAATACAAAAGCTCCCCGGCTTTTTTCGGATGTTTTTTATCTTCATTACATTGATGGAATGGCGAAGTTTGCACTGAATGGTTTTGCTCTTGCTGTAGCGGAAGTTTCGCGTAAGGATGTCAGAGAAGTGTTTCACTTGCATATTGATGCTCTTCAAGAAATAACGGAGATGGGGAAGAGGTTGCTGTTGGAAAAGGGACTTTACTCTAGACCTCCGTATATTACAACGCCTGAACAAGTCGATTTTGTGGAAAATGGTCATTTTTTTGCTGGGTTTACTTTGGATAAGCGTCCGTTGACTGTATTTGAGATGAATCAGCTTTTTCAAAATGTACGTTCCAACTCGTTGGGGAAAGCGCTACTAAAAGGATTTATGCAAGTTACGGATGATAAAAAGCTTTGTGCTTATTTTGAAAAAGGGAAAAGCTTGGCCAATAAGTATGTAACGATGTTTTCTACCATACTTTTGAAAGAGGATTGCAATGTCCCTTCCACCTATGCAAGTGAGGTGCTGGACTCTTCTGTATCTCCTTTTTCCAACCGTTTTATGCTCAATCATGTGACACATCTGATTTCATATGGAACTGCAAATTACGGGTTGTCGATGGCGTTAAGTCCTCGCAAAGACTTAGCTTTAATATACTTAAAGGTGATAGGTGAAGTGATGACATTTGCTGGAGACGGTGCAAAACTTTTAATAAAGCATGGCTGGATGGAGCAGCCTCCTACTAAATCTGATGCGAAAAATTGTAAAGATTAA
- a CDS encoding CHY zinc finger protein yields MDGLTVKVLGSTVDRFTRCTHYHSEKDIIAIKFHCCKEYYPCYQCHEEHKNHPASVWPKHEYDRKAIFCGNCKTELTINEYLNSQSICPTCNAAFNPGCQLHYHLYFEK; encoded by the coding sequence ATGGATGGATTGACTGTTAAAGTACTCGGCTCCACTGTTGATCGCTTCACACGATGCACTCATTATCATTCAGAAAAAGATATTATTGCCATTAAGTTTCATTGTTGCAAAGAGTATTATCCTTGCTACCAATGTCATGAAGAACATAAAAACCATCCAGCAAGCGTATGGCCTAAACATGAATATGATAGGAAAGCAATTTTTTGCGGAAACTGTAAAACAGAGCTGACCATAAACGAGTATTTAAACAGCCAATCGATTTGCCCAACATGTAATGCCGCCTTCAACCCCGGTTGCCAGCTTCACTATCATCTATATTTTGAAAAATAG
- a CDS encoding GNAT family N-acetyltransferase, whose amino-acid sequence MSFTSLFMAEEETRDKEEIKQELDDLEFQMFRMKENMKEIAKKWQVIGIDQTKDDNWVVVYTNYDNNSCKIMLNDCVSAYRGQWDFSIQATYKDDDTILIGDIKGPENKGYGSICMNYLKEVAKDQNIHCITGDIAKRDWEHVERLVHFYEKHDFEVEIDKESKSGEIVWQPN is encoded by the coding sequence ATGTCTTTCACAAGCTTATTCATGGCCGAAGAAGAGACAAGAGATAAAGAAGAAATCAAACAGGAACTAGATGATTTGGAATTTCAAATGTTCCGTATGAAAGAAAATATGAAAGAAATCGCCAAAAAGTGGCAAGTAATTGGAATCGATCAAACGAAAGACGATAACTGGGTAGTTGTTTACACAAATTACGACAATAATTCCTGCAAGATCATGCTTAACGATTGCGTATCCGCCTATCGCGGCCAGTGGGATTTCTCCATTCAGGCCACATACAAAGATGACGACACCATTCTTATCGGTGATATCAAGGGACCAGAAAACAAAGGATATGGTTCTATTTGCATGAATTACCTTAAAGAAGTTGCCAAAGATCAAAATATCCATTGTATTACTGGTGACATCGCAAAGCGCGATTGGGAACATGTAGAACGTCTGGTTCATTTCTATGAAAAACATGATTTTGAAGTGGAAATAGATAAAGAATCAAAGTCCGGCGAAATCGTTTGGCAACCTAACTAA
- a CDS encoding CheR family methyltransferase — MLSQNLQDLKQPSSGAEEFLRNNELADLIQKQIFATIIKKKLDLSESEMKIWIAGCSTGQEVYCLAILLKETIESMDENLEMEFKIYATDLDYDSVKIAGAGVYPNTAFENVPSDILNKYFDKMQDYYVVKKSIREHIIFAPHNIAKDPGFHHLDFISCRNVLHYFQPTQKQRIISSFHHSLNEDGYLFLGQSGSIGDSKELFRAINKKWKIYIKQEVEDRKRSEDIGLHAIQEKSQEEKELQLLNKELIQAKERIATLQVKLEDIHNEYEDKYETLKIDSYHPILFVKGLLQIIKKQEFYKEEYAAAMLKEMTKLEMAIENFLMDEQ, encoded by the coding sequence ATGTTAAGTCAAAACTTACAAGATTTGAAGCAACCATCAAGTGGTGCAGAAGAATTCCTTAGAAATAATGAATTGGCTGATCTCATCCAGAAACAAATTTTTGCAACGATTATTAAAAAGAAGTTGGATTTGTCTGAGAGCGAGATGAAAATTTGGATTGCAGGGTGCTCCACTGGACAAGAAGTCTACTGTTTAGCAATATTGTTAAAAGAGACGATTGAATCGATGGATGAAAATTTGGAGATGGAGTTTAAGATTTACGCCACCGACCTGGACTATGATTCTGTAAAGATTGCAGGCGCAGGTGTCTACCCTAATACGGCTTTTGAAAATGTTCCATCTGATATTCTGAACAAGTATTTTGATAAGATGCAGGATTATTATGTGGTGAAAAAATCAATAAGGGAGCATATCATCTTTGCCCCTCACAACATTGCAAAAGACCCTGGCTTTCATCATCTGGACTTTATCAGTTGCAGAAATGTATTGCATTATTTTCAGCCAACACAAAAACAGCGGATTATTTCGTCGTTCCACCATTCTCTAAATGAAGATGGGTATTTGTTTCTTGGGCAATCAGGCTCAATAGGTGATAGTAAAGAGCTTTTTCGTGCGATCAATAAAAAATGGAAGATATATATAAAGCAAGAAGTGGAGGACCGTAAACGAAGTGAAGATATTGGTCTCCATGCCATACAGGAAAAAAGTCAAGAAGAGAAAGAGTTGCAGTTGTTAAATAAAGAACTGATTCAGGCAAAAGAGCGCATTGCTACTTTACAAGTGAAACTTGAGGACATCCATAATGAGTATGAAGATAAGTACGAGACGCTTAAAATCGATTCGTATCATCCAATCCTCTTCGTTAAGGGATTGCTCCAAATTATTAAAAAGCAGGAGTTTTATAAAGAAGAATACGCAGCTGCTATGCTTAAAGAGATGACTAAGCTTGAAATGGCAATCGAAAATTTCCTAATGGATGAACAATAA